One Polaribacter sp. KT25b DNA segment encodes these proteins:
- a CDS encoding amidase family protein, translating to MKSQIHEIHQQLMNKEITCTKLVQDRLDLLKSNTHNTVNALLDTLALELATKVDAKIENGQEIGLLEGIPFGIKDVYMLQGTLATASSDLLKNYKSSYTATAIQKLLDAGAIPLVKENCDSFGHGSSSENTIFGAVKNALNTNLVSGGSSGGSAVNVAKDFTVFSIGGDTGGSIRQPAGYNKIFGLKPSYGRISRFGLMAYASSTDCVGPIAKSIEDIRIVLNVMSGKDIKDQTTYQSETILEDNILNADEIKTVGYFKNFIESDAIDAQVKADFLASIEKIKAKGIEVKELDFFEADTLVSTYYTLAMAETASNLSRLDGTNYGARIEGDNLKDTYSITRSENFSEETKRRIVGGNQVLSQGFSDEIYLKGLNLRDQIADNFEKDFKEVDIILSPVTPNSPPKIGDSLKDPLAMYLSDAYTVGFSLGQLPTLTIPQGTATGLQITAAKNNDELVLKFANFLKDTI from the coding sequence ATGAAATCGCAAATACACGAGATTCATCAGCAATTGATGAACAAAGAAATAACTTGTACAAAATTAGTGCAAGACAGATTAGATTTATTAAAATCGAACACTCACAATACCGTAAATGCTCTTTTAGATACATTAGCTTTAGAATTAGCGACTAAAGTAGATGCTAAAATTGAAAACGGACAAGAAATTGGTTTACTAGAAGGAATTCCTTTTGGAATTAAAGATGTTTATATGTTGCAAGGCACTTTAGCTACTGCAAGTTCAGATTTATTAAAAAACTACAAATCTTCATATACAGCAACTGCAATTCAAAAATTGTTAGACGCTGGAGCAATACCTTTAGTAAAAGAAAATTGCGATAGTTTTGGTCATGGTTCTTCATCAGAAAACACCATTTTCGGAGCTGTAAAAAATGCTCTAAACACCAATTTAGTTTCTGGTGGTTCTAGTGGTGGTTCTGCCGTAAATGTTGCAAAAGACTTTACTGTTTTTTCAATTGGTGGAGATACTGGTGGTTCAATTCGTCAACCAGCAGGTTATAATAAAATCTTCGGATTAAAACCTTCTTATGGAAGAATTTCAAGGTTTGGATTAATGGCATATGCATCGTCAACAGATTGTGTGGGGCCAATTGCAAAATCTATAGAAGATATTAGAATTGTTTTAAATGTGATGAGTGGAAAGGATATAAAAGATCAGACAACTTATCAATCAGAAACAATTTTAGAAGACAATATTTTAAATGCTGATGAAATAAAAACAGTTGGCTATTTTAAGAATTTTATAGAAAGCGATGCAATTGATGCGCAAGTAAAAGCTGATTTTTTAGCATCCATAGAAAAAATAAAAGCAAAAGGAATTGAAGTTAAAGAACTAGATTTCTTTGAAGCTGACACTTTAGTTTCTACCTATTATACGTTAGCAATGGCAGAAACGGCTTCTAATTTATCAAGATTAGATGGCACAAATTACGGCGCAAGAATTGAAGGTGATAATTTAAAAGACACGTATTCTATAACACGTTCAGAAAACTTTTCTGAAGAAACAAAACGTAGAATTGTTGGTGGAAATCAAGTGTTGTCTCAAGGTTTTTCTGATGAAATCTATTTAAAAGGATTGAATTTAAGAGATCAAATTGCTGATAATTTTGAAAAAGATTTTAAAGAAGTTGATATTATTTTATCGCCAGTAACACCAAATTCGCCACCAAAAATTGGCGATAGTTTAAAAGATCCTTTAGCAATGTATTTATCGGATGCTTACACAGTTGGCTTTAGTTTAGGACAATTACCAACTTTAACAATACCTCAAGGAACAGCAACTGGCTTACAGATTACTGCTGCAAAAAATAATGACGAACTCGTTTTGAAGTTTGCTAACTTCTTAAAAGATACGATATAA